A section of the Streptococcus oriscaviae genome encodes:
- a CDS encoding PTS system mannose/fructose/sorbose family transporter subunit IID: MTEKIQLSLSDRKKVCWRSTFLQASWNYERMQNLGWCYALVPAIKKLYTKKEDQVAALKRHMEFFNTHPYVAAPIVGVTLALEEERANGADIDDAAIQGVKIGMMGPLAGIGDPVFWFTVRPILGALGASLAIGGNIIGPLLFFIGWNAIRMAFLWYTQEFGYKSGKEITKDMSGGILQDITKGASILGMFILAVLAQRWVSIGFNFDVSEVPLAEGAYIQWDQLPEGYEGIQKAFELVGQGLSQTPTKVTTFQQNLDGLIPGFMSLLLTFLCMWLLKKKVSPITIIVGLFALGILARVVGIM, from the coding sequence ATGACAGAAAAAATTCAACTTTCATTAAGCGATCGTAAAAAAGTTTGCTGGCGTTCAACCTTCCTTCAAGCATCTTGGAACTATGAGCGTATGCAAAACTTGGGCTGGTGCTATGCCCTTGTCCCAGCTATCAAAAAACTCTACACCAAGAAAGAAGACCAAGTTGCAGCTCTTAAGCGCCACATGGAATTCTTCAACACTCACCCATATGTGGCTGCTCCAATCGTCGGTGTAACCCTTGCCCTTGAAGAAGAGCGCGCAAACGGTGCTGACATCGATGACGCAGCAATCCAGGGTGTGAAAATCGGTATGATGGGGCCTCTTGCCGGTATCGGTGACCCAGTATTCTGGTTTACAGTACGTCCTATCCTCGGCGCTCTCGGTGCATCTCTTGCTATCGGCGGAAACATCATCGGCCCACTCCTCTTCTTCATCGGCTGGAACGCTATCCGTATGGCCTTCCTCTGGTATACACAAGAGTTTGGTTACAAATCTGGTAAAGAAATCACTAAAGACATGTCTGGTGGTATCCTCCAAGACATCACTAAAGGTGCTTCTATCCTCGGTATGTTCATCCTAGCGGTCCTCGCTCAGCGTTGGGTATCCATTGGCTTCAACTTCGACGTCTCAGAAGTTCCATTGGCTGAAGGTGCCTACATTCAATGGGATCAACTGCCTGAAGGCTACGAAGGGATTCAAAAAGCCTTTGAATTGGTTGGACAAGGCTTATCTCAAACCCCAACCAAGGTAACAACCTTCCAACAAAACTTAGATGGTCTGATTCCAGGCTTCATGAGCTTGCTTCTGACCTTCCTCTGCATGTGGTTGCTCAAGAAAAAAGTTTCTCCAATCACCATCATCGTTGGTTTGTTCGCCCTCGGTATCCTCGCTCGTGTCGTTGGTATCATGTAA
- a CDS encoding Cof-type HAD-IIB family hydrolase produces MDKKIIALDLDGTLLNQESQLTDYTIQTIKKVRQAGHTVLIATGRPYRMAVKYYQQLELDTPMINFNGSLTHIPNQRWEWEQNILIDKRYLLDFLKEEERFEADFIAGEYKNKFFITQNNLDKVDPALMGVDQITPDTLIQPERITSDPHSILMQTRAKDKYALAKEMKDYFKDEIEINTWGGPLNILETCAKGVTKASALTYLLDLYQASSKDLIAFGDEHNDTQMLELAGIGYGMKNCSQTLLPYADRLTEYCNHEDGVARELEKLFL; encoded by the coding sequence ATGGATAAGAAAATCATCGCCCTTGACTTAGACGGCACCCTCTTAAATCAAGAGAGCCAACTCACAGACTATACTATTCAGACAATCAAAAAAGTCCGTCAAGCAGGCCACACGGTTCTCATTGCAACTGGACGTCCCTATCGCATGGCGGTAAAATACTACCAGCAACTTGAACTGGATACCCCCATGATCAATTTCAACGGTTCATTGACCCACATTCCAAACCAAAGGTGGGAATGGGAACAAAATATTCTCATTGACAAACGCTATCTCTTGGATTTCCTCAAGGAGGAAGAACGATTTGAAGCAGACTTTATAGCAGGTGAGTACAAAAACAAGTTTTTCATCACTCAAAACAACCTTGACAAGGTAGACCCTGCCCTGATGGGTGTTGACCAGATTACGCCTGACACACTGATTCAGCCTGAACGCATCACCAGCGATCCCCATTCTATCCTTATGCAGACCAGAGCCAAGGACAAATATGCCTTGGCCAAGGAAATGAAGGATTATTTCAAAGATGAGATTGAGATCAACACATGGGGAGGGCCTTTGAATATCCTTGAAACCTGTGCCAAGGGTGTGACCAAGGCTTCCGCCCTGACCTACCTCCTGGACCTCTATCAAGCTAGCAGCAAAGATTTGATTGCCTTTGGAGATGAACACAACGACACACAAATGCTGGAGCTGGCTGGTATTGGCTATGGCATGAAAAATTGTAGCCAAACCCTGCTTCCCTATGCAGACCGATTGACCGAATACTGCAACCACGAGGATGGAGTGGCGCGTGAATTGGAAAAACTCTTCCTATAA
- a CDS encoding NCS2 family permease, giving the protein MDKFFGLKEHGTTVSTEIMAGLTTFFAMSYILFVNPSILSVAGMPSQAVFLATIIASAVSTLIMGLFANVPYALAPGMGLNAFFTYTVVVGLGFSWQEALAMVFLCGLFNIFITVTKVRKSIIKAIPVSLQHAIGGGIGVFVAYLGFKNSNLITFLTSGSDIITVNGVAPADATADTFANGVFSVFAGGGVVPSISTFTEPSVLLTVFGLILTAVLVIKNVRGAILIGIIATTLAGIPAGVVDLSSIDLANNNIGTAFGELSTTFLAAFGGLSSLFSDSSRLPLVLMTIFAFSLSDTFDTIGTFIGTGRKTGIFSAEDEQALENGKGFNSKMDRALFADAIGTSIGALFGTSNTTTYVESAAGISAGGRTGLTAVSTAVLFLLSILILPFIGIVPAAATAPALIIVGVMMVSSFLDVDWSQFEDALPAFFAAFFMSLCFSISYGIAAAFIFYCLVKVSTGKAKEIHPILWGATALFIINFVILAFL; this is encoded by the coding sequence ATGGACAAATTTTTTGGTCTAAAGGAACATGGAACGACTGTTTCTACTGAAATTATGGCAGGTCTTACGACTTTCTTTGCTATGAGCTATATTTTATTTGTAAACCCAAGCATCCTCAGTGTTGCAGGTATGCCCTCACAGGCTGTTTTCTTAGCAACAATCATTGCCAGTGCAGTTTCTACCCTTATCATGGGGTTGTTTGCCAATGTTCCCTATGCTCTGGCACCGGGAATGGGGCTTAATGCCTTTTTCACCTACACAGTAGTTGTCGGTCTTGGTTTCTCTTGGCAAGAGGCCTTGGCTATGGTCTTCCTCTGTGGTCTCTTTAATATCTTTATCACCGTAACCAAAGTGCGTAAGAGCATTATCAAGGCTATTCCAGTCAGCCTTCAACATGCGATTGGCGGTGGTATTGGGGTTTTCGTGGCCTACCTTGGTTTTAAGAATTCCAACTTGATTACATTTTTGACCTCTGGTTCAGATATTATTACTGTCAATGGTGTAGCTCCTGCTGATGCTACGGCAGACACCTTCGCAAATGGTGTGTTCTCAGTCTTTGCCGGTGGTGGCGTAGTTCCGTCTATTTCAACCTTTACTGAGCCAAGCGTCCTTTTGACTGTTTTTGGTTTGATTTTAACTGCGGTCTTGGTGATTAAAAATGTGCGCGGAGCGATTTTGATTGGGATTATTGCAACGACCCTTGCAGGTATTCCAGCTGGTGTGGTTGATCTTTCATCTATTGACTTGGCAAACAACAACATCGGTACAGCTTTCGGTGAGTTGTCAACCACCTTCTTAGCAGCTTTTGGCGGCTTGTCCTCTCTCTTTAGTGATTCTAGCCGTTTGCCTTTGGTATTGATGACCATCTTTGCCTTCAGTTTGTCAGATACCTTTGATACCATTGGTACCTTTATCGGAACAGGACGCAAGACTGGTATCTTCTCTGCTGAAGATGAGCAGGCTCTTGAAAACGGGAAAGGATTCAACTCCAAAATGGATCGCGCCCTCTTTGCAGATGCGATTGGTACTTCAATCGGGGCTCTCTTTGGTACATCCAATACGACTACTTATGTTGAGTCAGCAGCGGGTATTTCTGCAGGCGGACGGACTGGTTTGACCGCTGTGTCAACGGCTGTTCTCTTCCTCTTGTCTATCCTTATCTTGCCATTTATCGGTATTGTGCCTGCAGCAGCGACAGCACCTGCCTTGATTATTGTCGGTGTGATGATGGTTTCCAGCTTCTTGGATGTGGATTGGAGCCAGTTTGAAGATGCGCTTCCAGCCTTCTTTGCAGCCTTCTTCATGTCACTTTGCTTCTCTATCTCATACGGTATTGCGGCAGCCTTCATCTTCTATTGCTTGGTGAAAGTTTCAACAGGCAAGGCAAAAGAAATTCACCCGATTCTCTGGGGAGCAACAGCCCTCTTTATCATCAACTTTGTGATTCTTGCCTTCTTATAA
- a CDS encoding GNAT family N-acetyltransferase, whose translation MNIHYKKLTENELDIFIEMRVLQLREEGAKEDIDLVPALKDYYNRHMANGTFVSWLALENDKIIGTSGMSFVEKPPYFGCPNGRVGLLSSMYTEPSYRRKGIAKELLTRVINEARLYGCGTVQITASDKGRLLYTDFGFVKHENFMHYKL comes from the coding sequence ATGAACATACACTATAAAAAGCTGACAGAAAATGAGTTGGATATATTTATTGAAATGCGTGTCCTACAACTCCGAGAGGAAGGTGCAAAGGAAGATATTGACCTTGTTCCTGCTCTGAAGGATTATTACAATCGCCATATGGCTAATGGAACTTTCGTTTCTTGGCTGGCCTTGGAAAACGATAAAATCATCGGTACAAGTGGGATGTCTTTTGTTGAGAAACCTCCCTACTTTGGCTGTCCAAATGGACGAGTTGGCCTCTTGTCAAGTATGTATACGGAGCCCAGCTATCGTCGCAAGGGGATTGCAAAAGAGCTACTTACAAGAGTGATTAATGAAGCAAGGCTGTACGGTTGCGGCACAGTGCAGATTACGGCATCGGACAAGGGAAGGCTCTTGTACACGGATTTTGGGTTTGTGAAACACGAGAACTTTATGCACTATAAGTTGTAA
- a CDS encoding GNAT family N-acetyltransferase gives MIKKEIFFTEAEATDAPAFITFMNQVATETDFLVMDDTGFRLSRQEMEVIFEANLSNPRQLCLLAKCGEEVIGAINVKTASPSRINHIGGIFLAVRKDYWGHGLGSILLEEVLAWAEEGQVLGRLELTVQIRNERAVQLYQKVGFEIEGIQKRGARTDAGEWLDLYYMGKLIGDK, from the coding sequence ATGATTAAAAAGGAAATCTTTTTTACAGAAGCGGAAGCCACAGATGCACCAGCTTTTATCACTTTTATGAATCAGGTTGCGACTGAAACAGACTTTTTGGTGATGGACGATACAGGTTTTCGCTTGAGTCGTCAGGAGATGGAAGTCATCTTTGAAGCCAATCTGTCAAATCCTCGTCAACTTTGTTTGTTGGCTAAGTGTGGTGAGGAGGTCATCGGAGCAATCAATGTCAAGACAGCCTCCCCCTCTCGAATCAATCATATTGGCGGTATCTTTTTAGCCGTCCGAAAAGATTATTGGGGCCACGGACTTGGCAGCATCTTGCTGGAAGAAGTCCTTGCCTGGGCTGAGGAAGGACAGGTTCTGGGGCGTTTGGAATTAACCGTTCAAATCCGCAATGAGCGAGCTGTTCAGCTTTATCAAAAGGTCGGTTTTGAGATTGAGGGGATACAAAAGCGTGGTGCTAGAACAGATGCCGGAGAATGGCTGGATTTGTACTATATGGGAAAACTAATAGGTGACAAATGA
- a CDS encoding PTS mannose/fructose/sorbose transporter subunit IIC, giving the protein MSDISIISAILVVIVAFLAGMEGILDQFQFHQPIVACTLIGLVTGNLTAGVVLGGTLQLVALGWANIGAAVAPDAALASVAAAIILVKGGDFSPQAISVAQALAIPLAVAGLFLTMLVRTASVALVHGADAAAEKGDFAALERYHLVALSLQGLRIAIPAALLLAIPTEAVQAALEAMPAWLSGGMAVGGGMVVAVGFAMVINMMATREVWPFFAIGFALAAVSDLTLIALGAIGVALAFIYLNLSKKGGNGGGAGSNDPIGDILEDY; this is encoded by the coding sequence ATGTCAGATATTTCAATTATTTCTGCTATTTTAGTTGTCATCGTTGCCTTCTTAGCAGGTATGGAAGGTATCCTTGACCAATTCCAATTCCACCAACCAATCGTAGCTTGTACTTTGATTGGTCTCGTTACCGGTAACCTCACTGCTGGTGTTGTGCTTGGAGGTACCCTCCAACTCGTTGCCCTCGGTTGGGCAAACATCGGTGCGGCGGTTGCTCCGGATGCGGCTCTTGCCTCTGTTGCAGCGGCTATCATCTTGGTAAAAGGTGGCGACTTCTCTCCTCAAGCTATCTCAGTAGCGCAAGCTCTTGCTATTCCTCTTGCAGTTGCTGGTCTCTTCTTGACCATGCTTGTTCGTACTGCTTCCGTTGCCCTTGTGCACGGTGCGGATGCTGCTGCTGAAAAAGGTGATTTTGCTGCCCTTGAGCGCTACCACTTGGTTGCTCTTTCTCTTCAAGGTCTTCGTATCGCAATCCCTGCTGCCCTCCTCCTTGCTATCCCAACCGAAGCTGTACAAGCTGCTCTTGAAGCAATGCCAGCTTGGTTGTCAGGTGGTATGGCTGTCGGCGGTGGTATGGTTGTTGCCGTAGGTTTTGCCATGGTTATCAACATGATGGCAACTCGCGAAGTATGGCCATTCTTTGCTATCGGTTTTGCACTTGCAGCAGTTAGCGATTTGACTCTTATCGCCCTCGGTGCAATCGGTGTTGCCCTTGCCTTCATCTACCTTAACCTTTCTAAAAAAGGTGGAAACGGTGGCGGCGCTGGATCTAATGATCCAATCGGCGATATCTTAGAAGACTACTAA
- a CDS encoding LCP family protein: MKIGTKIIIMLLSLVFLTVGAGALYATTLLNYSDEAIAKTYKSLGGSEEESDVIAATEPLTILLMGVDTDQATRGLDWEGGRSDTMILVTVNPKTKKTTMMSLTRDIMVEIAEANGESSGTVEKLNHSYSYGQAPMAVATIEKLMNININHYVEINMDGLVELVDAIGGITVNNTLGFPISIEEQEPAYTAVVPTGKQLVNGDQALVYARMRYDDPEGDIGRQKRQREVITAIVKKLLQLDGFTQYKKILDAISNNMRTDVVISTKTMPSLLGYKDSLASLSSYQLEGEDQMVNGISYQIPGSEHLLEMQNVLQTSLGQPAYTELTTNAEVLELLLGYESLVTVLDAYTGYLKESRSQLAPVNTEAEVYEPVYTEDYSGQ, from the coding sequence ATGAAAATAGGAACAAAAATTATCATTATGCTCTTGTCGCTTGTCTTTTTGACGGTGGGAGCAGGAGCTCTGTATGCAACAACCTTGCTCAATTATTCAGATGAGGCGATTGCTAAGACCTATAAGTCCTTAGGTGGTTCAGAGGAAGAGAGTGACGTGATTGCTGCGACAGAACCCTTGACCATCCTTCTTATGGGGGTGGATACGGATCAGGCGACGCGTGGCTTGGATTGGGAAGGTGGACGAAGTGACACCATGATACTAGTAACTGTCAATCCTAAGACCAAGAAGACGACCATGATGAGTTTGACCCGCGACATCATGGTAGAGATTGCCGAGGCAAATGGTGAGTCATCTGGTACGGTTGAAAAACTCAATCACTCATACAGTTATGGTCAGGCACCCATGGCCGTTGCCACTATTGAAAAATTGATGAATATCAATATCAACCACTATGTAGAAATCAACATGGATGGCTTGGTTGAGCTGGTCGATGCTATCGGGGGCATAACGGTCAATAATACGCTTGGCTTCCCTATTTCGATTGAGGAGCAAGAGCCTGCTTATACAGCAGTTGTTCCAACAGGAAAACAATTGGTAAATGGCGATCAGGCTCTGGTCTATGCCCGTATGCGCTATGATGATCCTGAAGGAGACATCGGCCGTCAAAAACGCCAGCGCGAAGTGATTACTGCCATTGTCAAAAAACTTCTGCAATTGGATGGGTTCACTCAGTACAAGAAAATCTTAGATGCCATCTCTAACAATATGCGGACAGATGTTGTGATTTCGACTAAAACCATGCCGAGTCTTTTAGGCTATAAGGACTCGTTGGCTAGTTTGTCTTCCTATCAGTTAGAAGGGGAAGACCAGATGGTCAACGGTATCTCTTACCAAATTCCAGGAAGCGAGCACCTGCTTGAAATGCAGAATGTGTTGCAGACCTCTCTAGGCCAACCAGCCTATACAGAGCTAACCACCAATGCAGAGGTCTTGGAACTTCTTCTTGGCTATGAAAGTCTTGTTACGGTGTTAGACGCTTATACTGGCTACCTTAAGGAATCAAGAAGTCAACTGGCTCCTGTCAATACAGAAGCAGAAGTCTACGAACCTGTCTATACAGAAGATTATAGCGGACAATAA
- the tsaE gene encoding tRNA (adenosine(37)-N6)-threonylcarbamoyltransferase complex ATPase subunit type 1 TsaE translates to MYSQNESELIALGQAIGSQLQAGDVLVLSGDLGTGKTTLTKGLAKGLGISQMIKSPTYTIVREYEGNLPLYHLDVYRIGDDPDSIDLDDFLYGDGVTVIEWGELLGSGLLSDYLTISLAKAGEGRELTFTAHGDRSQQLLEELGYD, encoded by the coding sequence ATGTACAGTCAAAATGAAAGTGAATTGATTGCTCTTGGACAGGCAATTGGGAGTCAGCTTCAAGCTGGAGATGTTCTGGTTTTATCGGGAGATTTGGGGACTGGAAAGACGACGTTGACCAAGGGCTTAGCTAAAGGGCTTGGAATTTCTCAGATGATTAAAAGCCCGACCTATACTATCGTGCGGGAGTATGAGGGGAACCTGCCACTCTATCATTTGGATGTTTACCGCATTGGGGATGATCCTGACTCGATTGACTTGGATGACTTTCTCTACGGAGATGGCGTGACCGTCATCGAGTGGGGAGAACTCTTGGGTTCTGGTCTTCTGAGTGACTATTTAACCATTAGCCTAGCCAAGGCTGGTGAGGGAAGAGAGCTTACGTTTACAGCTCATGGTGATCGTAGCCAGCAACTTCTGGAGGAACTTGGCTATGATTAA
- a CDS encoding carbohydrate-binding domain-containing protein yields MKASTLKKTMALVGLLSTMTLAACSGNSNSSTANSTATASSSYFTDSDFDSSYDTATAATIDLSGSSATVSGSGVSVSGSTVTISSEGTYIISGSSENVQILVKAADSAKVQLVLDNVTMTGDQAAIYVEEADKVTLTLAEGSTNSISDSVANSNATVDAAIYSKSDLTFNGEGQLTVKGNYNNAIESNDDLRITGGTYIVSAVGHGFNVNDALNIANAIIDVTATEDALHSDNDEESNMGNLYLQDATITASAGDDGFHASGALVVDGGSYTVSQSTEALEGTIVHILSGSLDLTATEDGINAADASSYSEASLTIDGGDISLTAGGDGLDSNGNIAIKGGSVTVIGAKSDGDGTIDYEGEATITGGEVFVVGSSGMTQGFSSSSTQASILATAISGEAGATITVKDASGQTLASYTATQSFDSVLVSSSAIKEGESYTIEVNGQSITATAKLETGAMNQTSQ; encoded by the coding sequence ATGAAGGCATCCACACTTAAAAAAACAATGGCTCTAGTTGGCTTGTTGTCCACCATGACCTTGGCGGCTTGTAGTGGAAACAGCAATTCTTCGACAGCCAACTCGACGGCAACGGCGAGTAGCAGCTATTTTACAGACAGTGACTTTGACTCCAGTTATGATACAGCAACAGCGGCAACGATTGACCTTTCTGGTTCCTCTGCAACTGTTTCGGGTTCAGGAGTTAGTGTATCAGGTTCCACTGTCACCATCTCTTCGGAAGGGACATATATCATTTCAGGCTCTTCTGAAAATGTGCAAATTCTCGTAAAAGCAGCTGACTCAGCCAAGGTGCAGCTGGTTTTGGACAATGTGACGATGACTGGCGACCAAGCTGCTATCTATGTTGAAGAAGCAGATAAGGTCACTCTAACCTTGGCAGAAGGGTCAACCAACAGCATCTCAGACTCGGTGGCTAACAGCAATGCGACGGTGGATGCGGCTATTTACTCTAAGAGCGATTTGACCTTTAATGGAGAGGGACAGTTGACTGTGAAAGGGAATTACAACAATGCTATTGAATCCAATGATGATCTGCGAATAACTGGCGGAACCTATATCGTTTCTGCAGTCGGACATGGTTTCAATGTTAACGATGCCCTAAACATTGCCAATGCGATCATTGATGTTACGGCGACAGAAGATGCCCTTCATTCCGACAATGATGAAGAAAGCAATATGGGCAATCTCTACTTGCAGGATGCTACGATTACAGCCAGTGCAGGAGATGATGGCTTCCACGCTTCGGGTGCGCTGGTGGTTGATGGAGGTTCTTACACGGTCAGCCAGTCAACAGAGGCCTTGGAGGGGACGATAGTTCATATCCTGAGTGGAAGTCTTGATTTGACAGCGACAGAAGATGGAATCAATGCCGCGGATGCCTCCAGCTATTCAGAGGCTAGCCTGACGATTGATGGAGGCGACATTAGCCTGACGGCAGGAGGAGATGGTTTGGACTCAAATGGGAACATTGCCATCAAGGGCGGAAGCGTCACTGTCATCGGAGCTAAGTCTGACGGAGATGGAACTATTGATTACGAAGGAGAGGCAACCATTACAGGTGGAGAAGTCTTTGTGGTCGGAAGCTCTGGTATGACTCAAGGGTTCAGCTCAAGTTCAACTCAGGCTTCTATTCTAGCTACTGCTATCAGCGGAGAAGCTGGTGCAACCATTACTGTGAAAGATGCTTCTGGTCAAACCCTCGCTAGCTACACGGCTACCCAGTCCTTTGACAGTGTACTGGTTAGCTCATCAGCCATAAAGGAAGGGGAAAGCTACACCATAGAAGTGAACGGTCAGTCCATAACGGCCACAGCTAAGCTTGAAACTGGCGCTATGAATCAGACGAGTCAATAA
- a CDS encoding DUF956 family protein: MAQSLNHTVELSTTGVSYLNLAGSSVGKFLLGDVALEFYADNNVENYVQIPWDHIDKIGANVSGRKISRHFEVYTDSGKFLFASKDSGKILKVAREHLGNEKIVRLPTLVQIILGKLKRKK; encoded by the coding sequence ATGGCACAATCATTAAACCATACGGTTGAACTCTCAACCACTGGCGTTTCCTATCTCAATCTGGCAGGCAGCTCTGTTGGCAAATTCTTGCTAGGAGATGTCGCTCTTGAATTCTACGCGGACAACAACGTGGAAAACTACGTTCAAATCCCCTGGGACCACATCGATAAAATTGGTGCCAATGTGTCTGGCAGAAAAATCAGCCGCCATTTCGAAGTCTACACTGACAGCGGAAAATTTCTCTTTGCCTCCAAAGACTCGGGCAAAATTTTAAAGGTGGCCCGTGAGCATCTCGGCAACGAAAAAATTGTCCGCCTGCCTACTCTGGTTCAGATTATCTTAGGGAAACTAAAGAGAAAAAAATAA
- a CDS encoding mannose/fructose/sorbose PTS transporter subunit IIA, whose amino-acid sequence MSIGIIIASHGEFAAGIHQSGQMIFGEQEKVQVVTFMPSEGPDDLYAKINAAVDSFDADDEVLVLADLWSGSPFNQASRVAGENPDRKFAIITGLNLPMLIQAYTERMMDASAGVEKVAANIIKEAKDGVKVLPEELQPAEAAPVAAAAPAAPKGAIPPGTVIGDGKLKINLARIDTRLLHGQVATGWTPASKADRIIVASDTVSQDELRKQLIKQAAPGNVKANVVPIKKLIEVSKDPRFGNTHALILFETPQEALKAIEGGVEIKELNVGSMAHSTGKTMVNNVLSMDKDDVATFEKLRDLGVQFDVRKVPNDSKKDLFELIKKANVQ is encoded by the coding sequence ATGAGTATTGGAATCATTATTGCAAGTCATGGTGAATTTGCAGCTGGCATTCATCAGTCTGGACAAATGATTTTTGGCGAACAAGAAAAAGTACAAGTTGTTACTTTTATGCCAAGCGAAGGTCCAGATGATCTCTATGCTAAGATCAATGCAGCCGTTGACTCATTTGATGCCGATGATGAAGTTTTGGTATTGGCCGACCTTTGGAGTGGTTCGCCATTCAACCAAGCAAGCCGCGTAGCTGGTGAAAATCCAGACCGTAAGTTTGCCATCATCACAGGTCTTAACTTGCCAATGCTGATTCAAGCCTACACAGAGCGCATGATGGATGCGTCTGCAGGCGTTGAAAAAGTAGCGGCAAACATCATCAAGGAAGCCAAGGATGGTGTGAAAGTTCTTCCAGAAGAACTGCAACCAGCTGAAGCAGCTCCTGTTGCTGCTGCCGCTCCTGCCGCTCCAAAAGGTGCTATCCCACCAGGGACTGTCATTGGAGATGGCAAGTTGAAAATCAACTTGGCTCGTATCGACACTCGCCTCTTGCATGGTCAAGTTGCGACTGGTTGGACTCCTGCTTCAAAAGCAGACCGTATCATCGTTGCTTCAGATACAGTATCTCAAGACGAATTGCGTAAGCAACTCATCAAACAAGCTGCACCTGGTAACGTAAAAGCGAACGTTGTCCCAATCAAGAAATTGATTGAGGTTTCAAAAGACCCTCGCTTTGGTAACACACATGCCTTGATTCTCTTTGAAACACCTCAAGAAGCTCTGAAAGCGATTGAAGGTGGCGTTGAAATCAAGGAATTGAACGTTGGTTCTATGGCCCACTCTACTGGTAAAACAATGGTCAACAACGTATTGTCTATGGACAAAGACGATGTTGCAACCTTTGAAAAACTCCGTGATCTGGGCGTACAATTTGACGTTCGTAAAGTACCAAACGACTCTAAGAAAGACTTGTTCGAGCTGATCAAGAAAGCCAACGTTCAGTAA